From Brassica oleracea var. oleracea cultivar TO1000 chromosome C3, BOL, whole genome shotgun sequence, a single genomic window includes:
- the LOC106333811 gene encoding auxin-responsive protein SAUR36-like translates to MKRVRGFKIGHRSVKIFKWIRSRRIRTMKRQYRSRITNPIAGIRSLARCLSHGAKRLCGGKNDLGQGQIRLGKDPKTAVPKGHLVVHFGESDGDTRRVVVPVIYFNHPLFGELLEQAERVHGFDQPGRITIPCRVSDFEKVQTRIAAWDHCRRKRTYKIL, encoded by the coding sequence ATGAAGAGAGTCAGAGGTTTCAAAATTGGACATAGATCTGTCAAGATATTCAAATGGATCCGATCAAGAAGAATTCGAACAATGAAACGTCAGTACCGGTCACGAATTACAAACCCGATCGCCGGAATACGGTCATTAGCACGGTGTCTAAGCCATGGAGCCAAGAGACTGTGCGGTGGCAAGAATGATTTGGGTCAGGGTCAGATCCGACTGGGTAAGGATCCAAAAACGGCTGTTCCGAAGGGACACTTGGTGGTTCACTTCGGCGAATCAGACGGCGACACGCGGCGGGTTGTAGTTCCGGTGATCTATTTTAATCACCCATTGTTCGGAGAATTGTTGGAGCAAGCGGAGCGGGTTCATGGGTTCGATCAACCTGGTCGGATCACGATTCCTTGTCGGGTTTCTGATTTTGAGAAAGTTCAGACGAGGATCGCCGCATGGGATCATTGCCGCAGGAAGAGAACTTACAAGATTCTCTAG
- the LOC106330957 gene encoding uncharacterized protein LOC106330957: MDGTPLNGVYKGVLLIAIAQDPDHHHYPLAYAVVDDDLQLVFCTDRNQSIIKKVHEVYPMAIHGYCNYNLSNNVCGACSSVNKKGVAKKFRKIAGMYTEIEFRKCYNDFRSMYPQAADYLDDSVHETKWARCKFPGERYNIDTTNTVESINDVLKEPRKYALLPMIDVVVGKIVEWFNKYRQLSLRVPERHILVPHVHGILHHNYPKAKKLEVRELNRFERHYNVIGKDGQGYFVDLSNETCYCRCFDIDRYPCVHALAAIMSRGEMAEHYCSRYYWMEQWSLAYYRTIYPVPHHSSWESYRIPEEIRSQVVFLPYVEKKKGRLQVTRFPSAGEYRRKKKKSYPPLVGENDGSDSDESGSEGSGSARSGDKGGDN; encoded by the exons ATGGATGGAACTCCCCTGAATGGTGTGTATAAAGGAGTGCTTCTCATTGCCATTGCTCAGGATCCAGACCATCATCATTATCCCCTCGCTTACGCGGTAGTAGATG ATGATCTTCAGCTTGTATTTTGTACTGATAGAAACCAAAGCATCATCAAGAAAGTACACGAGGTGTACCCAATGGCGATCCATGGATATTGCAATTATAACTTGTCTAATAATGTCTGCGGAGCATGCAGCAGTGTTAACAAGAAAGGGGTTGCCAAAAAGTTTAGAAAAATTGCTGGCATGTACACAGAGATAGAGTTCAGGAAATGCTACAATGATTTCAGGAGCATGTATCCTCAAGCCGCCGACTATCTAGATGACAGTGTTCATGAGACCAAATGGGCAAGATGTAAATTTCCGGGAGAAAGGTACAACATAGATACAACCAACACTGTTGAATCTATCAATGATGTTTTAAAGGAACCAAGGAAATATGCGTTGTTGCCAATGATTGATGTGGTGGTGGGGAAGATTGTAGAATGGTTTAACAAATATAGACAATTATCTTTACGTGTACCAGAGAGGCATATACTAGTCCCACACGTGCATGGGATATTGCATCACAATTATCCGAAGGCAAAAAAGCTCGAGGTGAGGGAGCTAAACAGATTTGAACGTCATTACAATGTGATTGGGAAGGATGGTCAAGGTTATTTTGTTGATTTGAGCAACGAAACATGCTACTGTAGGTGTTTTGATATTGACCGGTATCCTTGTGTGCATGCACTTGCTGCCATCATGTCGCGTGGAGAAATGGCTGAACATTATTGTTCTAGGTATTATTGGATGGAGCAGTGGTCTTTGGCATATTATAGGACAATATATCCAGTTCCTCATCATTCATCATGGGAAAGTTACAGAATTCCTGAGGAAATCCGATCTCAGGTTGTCTTCCTTCCGTATGTGGAGAAAAAAAAAGGAAGACTACAAGTTACTAGATTCCCATCCGCAGGAGAATATCGGAGGAAGAAAAAGAAGAGCTATCCACCATTGGTTGGTGAGAATGACGGAAGTGACAGCGATGAAAGTGGCAGCGAAGGAAGTGGCAGCGCAAGAAGTGGCGACAAGGGAGGTGACAACTAA
- the LOC106330958 gene encoding uncharacterized protein At3g43530-like, which translates to MRRRRILKLRPLRRRGSETVVSTVGPCRIQPSGLGTPHLHRNRNIKAIIPQHHQPNCLPRPMSRAPSEAENPLQPPVTSLSISESATNCPSHRVDNHDEEIVSNNRDSHTPEAAIDHTAQRTEAEDMAVNPLRPNEFFFKPKDYRKSCKLQSRCHQYKFMTILGELDESEKRWFLEHPQFKHLFHMVCTSTRKMMGLWMLLLRTIVTHKSRQAWFSVNGVPIRYSIREHGLISGLYCHQYPENYQSGLSMMFAEKQFRKMFMKKLKNKKKKPEEEELKVTVHDVEEKLSQMKLDRTNDRLKVAILYFLATVIDEKSKYGCPIDPFLLQIVDDLELCNKFSWGRSF; encoded by the exons ATGCGGCGAAGAAGAATACTGAAACTGAGACCGCTGAGAAGAAGAGGAAGCGAAACAGTGGTGTCGACGGTGGGTCCTTGTCGAATCCAACCAAGCGGGCTCGGAACACCGCATCTCCACCGGAACAGGAACATCAAGGCGATCATTCCCCAGCACCATCAGCCGAATTGCCTTCCCAGGCCGATGTCGAGG GCACCTAGTGAGGCCGAGAATCCACTGCAACCTCCAGTAACCTCACTTTCAATCTCAGAATCTGCCACAAATTGTCCTTCACATCGTGTAGACAATCACGATGAGGAGATTGTATCCAACAATAGAGATTCACACACACCCGAGGCTGCCATTGACCATACTGCGCAAAGAACG GAGGCTGAGGATATGGCGGTAAACCCCCTTAGACCAAATGAGTTTTTCTTCAAACCGAAGGATTATCGGAAGTCTTGTAAGCTTCAATCAAGATGCCACCAATACAAATTTATGACGATCCTTGGGGAGTTAGATGAATCAGAAAAGAGGTGGTTTCTCGAACACCCACAGTTCAAGCACTTGTTCCACATGGTTTGCACCTCAACTAGAAAGATGATGGGATTGTGGATGTTGCTACTCCGCACCATTGTTACGCATAAGAGTCGGCAAGCGTGGTTTTCTGTAAATGGTGTTCCGATTCGGTACTCGATCAGGGAACACGGTCTCATCTCAGGTTTATACTGCCACCAGTATCCTGAAAATTATCAGAGTGGCTTGAGCATGATGTTTGCGGAGAAACAGTTTAGGAAAATGTTCATGAAGAAGCTGAAGAATAAGAAGAAGAAACCAGAGGAAGAGGAACTAAAGGTGACAGTTCATGATGTGGAAGAGAAGCTTTCGCAGATGAAGCTAGATCGTACCAATGACCGGCTGAAGGTGGCTATTCTGTACTTTTTGGCCACAGTTATAGATGAGAAGTCCAAATATGGATGCCCCATCGATCCTTTTCTTCTGCAAATTGTTGATGATCTAGAGCTGTGTAATAAATTTTCATGGGGAC GATCATTTTAG